From Macrobrachium nipponense isolate FS-2020 chromosome 6, ASM1510439v2, whole genome shotgun sequence, a single genomic window includes:
- the LOC135216285 gene encoding melanoma-associated antigen C1-like: MSPDSRFESSTEARFQSSTESRFESSTKARFQSSTESRFQFPVHPVQRPDSSLVQNPDSSPVQRPDSSPVQSQDSSFQFSTDSRFQSSKESRFQIPVQYRGQIPVQYRVQIPWSPSTEGVQIPVPVTEPDSSQAPEARGFQSSTESRIPANTESKIFPDSSPVQEALDSSSVQTPKISSPVKGGPGASRFQSSIESRFQIPDSSPVQIPDSRPVQRPDSSPVQSPNSSPVQSPDSSPVQRPDSSPERSSINPL, translated from the exons ATGAGTCCAGATTCCAGATTCGAGTCCAGTACAGAGGCCAGATTCCAGTCTAGTACAGAATCCAGATTCGAGTCCAGTACAAAGGCCAGATTCCAGTCCAGTACAGAGTCAAGATTCCAGTTTCCAGTTCA TCCAGTACAGAGGCCAGATTCCAGTCTAGTACAGAATCCAGATTCGAGTCCAGTACAAAGGCCAGATTCCAGTCCAGTACAGAGTCAAGATTCCAGTTTCCAGTTCAGTACAGATTCCAGATTTCAGTCCAGTAAAGAGTCCAGATTCCAGATTCCAGTCCAGTACAGAGGCCAGATTCCAGTCCAGTACAGAGTCCAGATACCTTGGTCCCCCAGTACAGAGGGGGTTCAGATTCCAGTCCCAGTTACAGAGCCAGATTCCAGCCAAGCACCAGAGGCCAGGGGATTCCAGTCTAGTACAGAGTCCAGGATTCCAGCCAATACAGAGTCAAAGatttttccagattccagtcCAGTACAAGAGGCTTTAGACTCCAGTTCAGTACAGACTCCAAAGATTTCCAGTCCAGTTAAAGGAGGTCCAGGGGCTTCCAGATTCCAGTCCAGTATAGAGTCCAGATTCCAGATTCCAGATTCCAGTCCAGTTCAGATTCCAGATTCCAGACCAGTACAGAGGCCAGATTCCAGTCCAGTACAGAGTCCAAATTCCAGTCCAGTACAGAGTCCAGATTCCAGTCCAGTACAGAGGCCAGATTCCAGTCCAGAGCGCAGCTCCATCAATCCACTCTAG